From Virgibacillus ihumii, the proteins below share one genomic window:
- the infC gene encoding translation initiation factor IF-3, with product MNVNEKIRAKEVRLIDSNGDQLGVKSRNEALDIAQTRNLDLVLVAPKAKPPVCRIMDFGKYRFEQQKKEKEARKKQKVINVKEVRFTPGIGEHDFNTKLKNARKFLSKGDKVKASVRFRGRAITHKELGREVLDRLADEVKDVATVESKPKMEGRNMFMMLAPSNEK from the coding sequence ATGAATGTCAATGAAAAGATTCGTGCTAAAGAAGTACGTCTTATCGACTCAAACGGTGATCAGCTTGGGGTGAAATCACGCAATGAAGCACTTGATATTGCCCAAACTCGGAACCTGGACCTTGTGCTTGTTGCACCAAAAGCGAAACCACCGGTGTGTCGTATCATGGACTTCGGGAAATATCGTTTTGAACAGCAGAAAAAAGAGAAAGAAGCCCGCAAAAAACAAAAAGTAATTAACGTGAAAGAGGTTCGCTTTACTCCGGGAATAGGCGAGCATGATTTCAATACGAAATTGAAAAATGCTAGAAAGTTTCTGAGCAAAGGTGACAAAGTAAAAGCATCTGTTCGCTTCCGCGGGCGTGCAATTACGCACAAAGAACTTGGACGGGAAGTGCTTGACCGGCTTGCTGATGAAGTGAAGGATGTTGCCACGGTTGAATCCAAACCGAAGATGGAAGGCCGAAACATGTTCATGATGCTTGC